The genome window GTTTGGAACCTTCTCtactgttttcctcattttagaGTGTGGCTTGTGTATAGTAATTGCAACTTCAATGTAGAAATTTCAGGGTGTGTTTTTTGTCTTCTAATTCCAGAGCTCCGTGATCTGAAGGACTTCATTAGCTAATTTCCAGTTTGTAGAAATTTTCCCGTTTGCAGCCCCAAACCCTAGCTTCAAGCCTATTCTGTTTATCTGTCGTCTTAATTTTGATCGAATAAATCAATTTATGATGCTTCAGTACACAGTTACTTTCTATTGCTCGTTCTTCTGATCCCAGCATAATGGAATTTAACGATTACTGGAtgtatgttttgtattttcaggttttaaaagcatttgattACTTCCCTCCTTGGAAGGAACAGCAACAGATGTACAAGTTGGACATAGGCTGGCCTAAAATTCCAGAATACTTCACTGGCCAAACATTTTGTGTTGCTGTTGACTCTCTTCATGGTTTGGTCTATGTGGGACAGGTGAGCGAGAATACtatatttctttccttgttgctctaatgtatttttgcttctaAAGTGTCTGGTTTAGATTAagatacatatgtgtgtgtctgtatagaTATATGTGAATAATTATTatcaaaactgatgaaaatgtAAGTATAGATGTCTCTGCTATATCCATTTTTTAAAGCGGTTTAGGCACCACACTTGTTTGTGCTCTTAAAAGCCTTGCATTTCTGTGTCATCCAACATAACTGAGTTACAGTACCTTCTTCTGTTAGCTGTAAGGTAAAACATGATTCTGGGGCAACTGAATCTTCCACTTTTTCAACCTTTGTCCCATGAAATCAAAACCACACAACTCTTTTGGCCAGTTACTGTAATTTGAGTTCCATTATTCACTTTGCCCAGTTCCATGCATTGGTATCTCCAGGTCACGAATAAGACATTCTCTTCATGGAAAGTGGTGGGATTTAATTACGAAGCACAGCATGAGTACTTGACTGCCATGCAGCTAACAAGTACAGTTACAGTTTTTCATGCCTGTTTTATGCATGGCATATTTTTCAGCAAGAACATAAAAACATGATTCAAAATGAAGACCAGGATGACTGCAGGAACTTGGCTGCTCTGAAAATTGGACTGTTATATGATTTAAGTTGGAACTCTAGAATGAGTGGAAGGTTTTGCCTGTTGAACTTACTCTTCTGTCTCTCCCCTTTtctaactggaaaaaatgagaaCTAGCGACAATCTCAGGAGATTCTTAATGATTCATGAAATGTTGCAAAAACTTTACAAAGaggaattttcaaaaatataattacttGCTTAATATGTTTTCTTAATTGACCTTTTTTTGCGTTTTCAGAGGGGAGACAATGTGCCAAAAGTACTTGTATTCTCAGAGGAAGGCTATTTTCTTTACTCATGGAATAATACAGTTGAAATGCCTCACGGTATCTTTGTATTGAACACTGCAACAGATAGTTCAGTATGGATCACAGATGTTGGAACAGGTATGCATGGTGGTGATATAAGAAGTATTaggtgggaaagaaaacactgataCTGCAGGTATTGCTTTAAACAACTCATTTATTTAAGTCTTACAAACCTGTCTCAGAATTGTTTGAGTTTTTCTTACCATGAACAAACTTCTTcaggtgctgcagaaaataCCCTGAAGGTTCATGAGGTGTGCTGTCTGTCTGCTTATAGCTTCTGAACTCAGTAAGCACTGCCCCCTTGCCCAGGagaaatatcaggaaaaaaaataaatcttctggCTAAACTTACTGTCTGTCCTAGATTTGGTGACCTTAACACAATGGATGAGTACTGTTGTAGCCTATGGTTTTACTAACCCATAGTCATGTTCTCACTATAGAATTTTGTCcatttgatttattaatatCACTTATGAGTATCaggggattttcttttttaatcttttcaatCAGTTGTAATActtacattttgctttgttaaggtgtttttgcacttttttcccttaattCAGGGAAATACGGACACACCGTGAAACAATATAGCCCTTCGGGTAAACTTATGCAGATCTTGGGCACGCCGGGTAATGCTGGTTCAAGTTTGATTCCCCTACAATTTGATCAACCAGCAGAGATCTTTGTAGAGGAGAGCGGAGACCTGTACATTGTGGATGGAGACGGAGGAATGAATAACAGATTGCTCAAACTGTCCAACGGTATGGAAAAATGAACTGCAACAGCTGACCATTGAAAATTCAATGTTAAATAACACAGCTTGAGAGTACTTTTAAGTGAGGACTAGGTAGAGCTGTCATTTAACATTAGTTTGAAAGCTTTGTTGACTCAGATCCTGTTTTGTTGCTTGTCACTTCAGGAGAATTCTCCGAATTGTTTATGACAAGAGGCTGAGAGAATTAGTTCAGTCTTCAAGAGAGAAGGCTAGGGGGATTCTTATTGCCGTCTTCTGTAATGGGAGAGTATAGAGAAGACAGAACCACACATTTCTTGGAGGTGCACAGTCAAGAATGAAGAACACTGAGCAAAAGATGCAAGAGGGGTGAATTCCAGTTCCGTTTTTGGAGGGAAAGATTCACAGTGAGGGTGATCAGACAGTGAATAGCTTGCCCAGAGATGGTGTGGGAGTCTCCACTCCTAGAGTTACTCAAAACTTGACAAGTTatgagcaacctgatctaactTCAGAGCTGGATTTGTTGTCTAGTTCGGCTTTGAGAAGCAAATTGGACCAGATGATGTCTGGAGATCTTTTGTACTTAAATTATTCCATGATTCTAATTAGCTTGCTCGTATTCCTCGGTTAAATCATCAGTGTTGGTCAGGGCAGTGAGTGAGGAGTCTGTGCATGCCAACAGTTGGGAAAAAGTGGAGGAGCTACCATTTCTTCTTTGTCGTatctaaaattatttatgtttcGAAAGTTGAGTGTAGTTTAAATTTTTGAACTGTATCTCATTCTACAAGTTTGATTCTTCTACCTCCTTGCAGGGAGAAGTCATTCTTTTTTTACATAAGATTGGGCTTGCACTTCATGTGAAGCTTCCAGAGAAGTTGAAAATATTAGTTTCTGGCTGCGAATTTGTGGTACCACATGTCTGTGTCACTTGGCCAAGCATGATTTTGTCATGAATTTATGAGAGACTATAGCAAGCCTTGTATCTAGattcagattaatttcttgAACCATTGCTTTCTTGGAGAATGTCAGGTCATACCTGGAGTGAAAGGGTAAGAAAACTAGCTGTTAAGGTGCAAACACAATGGTAGAATTCTGGTGCTAGCCTTCTGGTGTGGGTTATGATGGTATTGAAGCAGGTTCTCAGTCCTCATGTTTACTTCCACACACCATTTTCCTTCATATACAGAAAgagtgctggcagctgctttgTGCAGTAGGGATGGGGATATTCCCAACAGTCTcatcttcactgaaaagcagagaccAGATATAGCTTGTCATGTATGACTCAGAATCCACTGAAAGTCCACTGTGGACTTAGCAttgctaggttaatggttggactcgatgatcttaaacCTCTTTTCcgacctaaatgattctgtgaaatggTCGGTTTCCTAATATCTAGTTTGTAAAATGGTAAATTGTTAAAACTGCTGGgtaacaaatgtaaaaaaaaaaaacaaaaacaaaacaaccaaaaaaaaattagtaaaaataatatCATAATcagccaacatttttttttaatacagtgctTAACAGAGCCTTGGACTATGGCTGTTTGTACTAGTGGCTACGTTTCTGTAGCCTTAATCCTGAAACCACTAATAATAATCCAGTATTCACTGTAGTCGTTCCAGTATTTCTTGGGTTTATGTACCAGGAGTACTGTGTTTAAAAGATCTGAGTTTAGAAATTTCACCTTTAAAATTACTCAAAGTAACTGTGCAAGGGAATGTCTTAAAGCTGTTGTATTTGTTGTTTGCttactgtgattatttttttttttacttttatttttcatgatgcTCACTGTGTAGATTACAAGGAGATATGGCTGACTGGAACAAACGGGACCGGCATTGGCCAGTTCAAGATTCCTCACAGTGTAACAGTGGATCCTTTTGGACGGGTAAAGAATAAagggaaaatttttttcatctttcaacAGACTTGTTTATGTGTATTTGAACAAAacaaattgtatttcttttttaattgaacaGCTGTGATCTGGGTGATTTTATGGGGGTTGCAGTTTGCAGTGATAGTGGTCATGAGCTGAGGTTTCATTCTGCACATCCTACTGAAGCAGCTGGCTCCAGTGTTGATGCAAGGGTTCTGACTGGTTACGTTGTCAGTGTCTGTGCAACAACAGACTGTTCCCCCTGCAGTTTCTAACAGGTTGCCATTGCGAGAGTACAGGAGAATTATCTTATGTAATAAATATCTACCCAAGCACTTAACGTTTCTTCAgaggaatttaattttgtatttggaAATTCCAAATAAGCTTAAGATGGTAGTAAAGGCTCTAGCTAGGTTGTAGACATCAGTCCTTTTCTACGTTTTTTGTAGACATCAGTCCTTTTTCTACAGCTCAAGGCACTCAAGAGTCTACTTCTCCCAGGTGTTAACTGTAGTctggcttttcctctgctgtcctTGTAGAGGAATTCTGTGGTCACTTCTTAGTCTGTTTCTGGGAAAATAGGATTGCTTGACTAAAACGTCTGAAATCACTGGTTTGAGCTAATTCTGCTAATGCTGTCTGAACCAGAAGGAGAAGCGTATATAAAAATCGCTTCTCTGCCAAAATAGGGAGGGTGGGAGGGACACAGTTCCTTTATTTTGAAGGGTAACCATGGGTATATGCATTCAAAGACAGCAGTTGCGATGGGCTATGATTTTATTGCCAACATAGTGTTGATCATCAGCCtaggttaaaaataattaattcctaAGGAGTCTTAAGAGAATGCTGTAGtagtgtttcatttaaaaatagtggTGAAAGATTTCAAGTCAGCTTGTTTATTGCTCCCTTTTGGGTGATATCCCAAAAAAGTCATGAAGTTTACTTACCAGGCTGATGGGTTGTCAGCAGCTGAAACTTGAATGATTGTAGTACAAGAGATGCCTTCACTGGAACTGTCTAGTGGTATTGCTGGCTTGCGTTGTTTGTGAACCCAGTTAGCACAGGGTGGGACGTAGACAAGCTCCACAAAACTGATTAGGCAAAACATGCTGAGAAAAAGCTCTTAGTGTTTAAGTTGCTTCATGTTTATAGTAATGTTAGGCATATCGAGAGTGTTTGCAGATGCAGTCGGGTCTGGATCATGAAATGAGACTACTGTTATAAAACAAATAGTTAGCGGGTGACAGACCAGTATCTTTAGAATTGAATAGGTGGGAATGTGTCCTCATGGTGGGAGAAGAAAATCCTACTAAATACGACACAAAAATGAAGCAGGGGCAATGATTTCTCTGTTAAAGtagtataaaataatttgtgtatgttaactctgttttgttttatatctGGAAGGCATATCTACTTACATAGTTTTGAATGGGGAGGTGCATTCTTCCAAGGTATACTTCTCTTTTACTACAGGATACTGATACTTTGCTTATGGAAGAAACTAATGCATTTGATTTGTTCAGTTTGTGAACAGCCATGATTTTTGTTCTTAACAGGTATGGGTTGCAGACAGAGACAACAAAAGAATCCAAGTCTTTGATAAAGTCACAGGGGAATGGCTCGGGTCTTGGAAcaactgtttttcagaagatGGACCCTATTCTGTCAGGTGATGTTGAACAGTTCTTCTAGAAGCATGCAATTACATAAATAAGGTGTACTCTTCCTGTTGAATTAAAATGTTGGTACTTAATGCCTGATGACAAGGAGTTGATGAATGTAACTAATAGGGTGCTGGGCCCTAATCATATGTAAAGATAATGCACAGGTGTATCTTGACAGGGAAATCCTGGCTTTATAAGGATCCCTGTGGATCTGAGTGTAGGATTGGgaacttaattttaaagttgTGTGTTTGTGACCTTACTGTTGCAGCTTTTAGAGGAAGAGAGATTGTCTTGAATGAGTTTTCCTTAGCTTAATCTGTCTCAAGGAAGCAACGTGTAGACCAAGGTTTATAGGTTAATTTTCAATGCTTCACTGCATTTAGTCTGTTGTAGCCTTCAAAAACTTGAATATTAaggaggttttgtttgtttaaaagtgCATGGTTGTGGTAAATTGAGATGTCCTATGGAGTTCACAgttcaaaaatgtatttctgtttttcacagatTTACTGCCGATTACAAATACCTGATTGTAGCTCAGCTGAATATCAACCGGTTGGCAATCTTGGCAGCACCACCGGTTGGCTCTATTGGGGACTGTGTTATGATCCACACGGTCCAGCTGGCAGATGAAACTAAACCTCACCTTGTGGATGTAGACATGAAGAGTGGAGCAGTCTATGTTGCGGAGATTGGAGCCCAGCAAGTACAAAAATACATACCCATAAGTTGATGGTTTCCCACCACTGCTGTGGCACAAGCTGTGTGACATATAACACCTATGACCACATTTCCTTGAGTTTTCTGTAGCTTGTGTTTCCTTAGACAAGCATGAAACATTGTGCTCGCAGTACTCTAGAGCTAAGAATCTAGTTGTCCTGCAGTCCTGGAAAAGCACTTGGTCTTGAACTGTTACTAACTTTAGTAATGCTATagtggcttttgcttttgttgctggCAATTATAAAATGAC of Falco cherrug isolate bFalChe1 chromosome 2, bFalChe1.pri, whole genome shotgun sequence contains these proteins:
- the NHLRC3 gene encoding NHL repeat-containing protein 3, which codes for MRRKRPPGLLWPVMAGVLLALLALLWGSQVLKAFDYFPPWKEQQQMYKLDIGWPKIPEYFTGQTFCVAVDSLHGLVYVGQRGDNVPKVLVFSEEGYFLYSWNNTVEMPHGIFVLNTATDSSVWITDVGTGKYGHTVKQYSPSGKLMQILGTPGNAGSSLIPLQFDQPAEIFVEESGDLYIVDGDGGMNNRLLKLSNDYKEIWLTGTNGTGIGQFKIPHSVTVDPFGRVWVADRDNKRIQVFDKVTGEWLGSWNNCFSEDGPYSVRFTADYKYLIVAQLNINRLAILAAPPVGSIGDCVMIHTVQLADETKPHLVDVDMKSGAVYVAEIGAQQVQKYIPIS